In Ostrea edulis chromosome 4, xbOstEdul1.1, whole genome shotgun sequence, a single window of DNA contains:
- the LOC125669637 gene encoding uncharacterized protein LOC125669637 isoform X3 yields MRRKRKTPKFQRLNGWDLPFENESLDIVAWASLQTALHSKKERKKSKLPTEDLVFRHVPNYRCPTLEDPTEFERSSIHKRICAREKPASEQPTVRPIRRSKTTLTLTSVRSNTEKSLQKVGEDSEEGYKKSKSKDDMDALTRAVSKEMDKRDEGVPKRSRSVPVPYMPERPENAPSFRRLLYYARKYGSKDDAILDEEDEGYGSKTPSAEDKDVTSLYDDFTGRGFQESSYDHNGNTDRVKKLAKFSYTHQLPKTTSLYEESEDEKVIRSGERNMKYYKTGYVEEKDNSFVRKMLHRSHSSIGQYETSSFHGTEDIKPAIVLRKITIQNAQEENKPSREQSAKQAEKKTFYEPHKTIVRQNSFVQNDRAQYPVYCTSPEFKFAHLPQRPSSKKQQREINPSASARKNMIESARRLRTPNLELYRAHTSVCMPIGDLLPAVDRSLRKGNSSKSKQQAHVSQSMPDSLNTILSARKSYEEVQQAGLEYIMNNQNKGIITPPFRNSHSTSVDSTTKSASDKNATVQYSTPSRISLDDFASVSSLSTSREENKTKVTTTEAKSSKQREGIPSLALSMSGIDIEIKHGIVDKNIKTVGKVRFTAHPDKDTKKKLRDAFSRFYNKQPYGASTPTKNWTEELKFMWNT; encoded by the exons gAAAACCCCAAAGTTCCAGCGGCTGAATGGATGGGACTTGCCTTTTGAAAATGAATCTCTTG ACATTGTCGCTTGGGCAAGTCTTCAAACTGCACTACACTCAAAAAAAG AACGAAAGAAGTCAAAATTACCAACAGAAGATCTAGTTTTCAGACATGTTCCAAACTACCGATGTCCAACTTTGGAAGATCCGACAGAATTTGAGAGAAGCAGTATTCACAAAAGAATATGTGCAAGAGAAAAACCCGCGTCGGAGCAGCCGACAGTTAGACCTATCAGACGATCAAAAACTACACTCACGCTCACCTCAGTACGATCAAACACCGAAAAATCTCTCCAGAAGGTTGGTGAAGATTCAGAGGAAGgttataaaaaatcaaaatcgaAGGACGACATGGATGCACTTACACGAGCTGTCAGCAAGGAGATGGATAAAAGGGATGAAGGTGTTCCGAAACGAAGCAGAAGTGTTCCGGTGCCGTATATGCCAGAACGACCAGAGAATGCACCGTCCTTTCGACGGTTGTTGTATTATGCGCGTAAGTATGGATCAAAAGATGATGCCATTCTAGATGAGGAAGATGAGGGGTATGGGTCTAAAACTCCCAGCGCTGAGGATAAAGACGTTACAAGCCTTTATGACGATTTTACAGGACGAGGCTTTCAGGAATCTTCATACGACCATAACGGAAATACGGATAGGGTTAAGAAGCTTGCTAAATTTTCTTATACGCATCAATTACCAAAAACAACTTCATTGTATGAGGAGTCAGAGGACGAAAAAGTCATTAGGAGTGGTGAACgtaatatgaaatattacaaaacTGGATATGTAGAAGAAAAAGATAATTCTTTCGTGAGGAAAATGTTACATAGGTCCCATTCAAGTATTGGTCAGTACGAGACTTCATCATTTCATGGCACGGAGGACATCAAACCGGCAATTGTTCTCAGGAAAATCACGATTCAAAATGCACAGGAAGAAAACAAACCTAGTCGTGAACAATCTGCCAAACAGGCAGAAAAGAAAACATTCTATGAACCTCATAAAACTATAGTGAGACAAAATTCCTTTGTTCAAAACGATAGAGCACAATACCCGGTCTATTGTACCAGTCCCGAGTTCAAATTTGCACATCTACCACAAAGGCCATCATCAAAAAAGCAGCAAAGAGAAATAAATCCATCCGCTAGTGCTAGGAAAAACATGATAGAGTCTGCGAGACGACTCCGGACTCCTAACTTAGAATTGTATAGGGCTCACACCAGCGTGTGTATGCCTATAGGGGACTTGTTACCAGCAGTTGATAGAAGTTTGCGGAAAGGAAACAGCTCTAAATCTAAACAACAGGCCCATGTTTCGCAGTCCATGCCCGATTCACTTAATACAATTTTGTCAGCACGAAAATCGTATGAAGAAGTACAGCAAGCCGGGTTGGAGTACATTATGAACAATCAAAACAAG GGAATTATAACACCTCCCTTTCGAAATTCTCATTCAACAAGTGTAGATTCAACAACGAAGTCAGCTTCGGACAAAAATGCGACGGTTCAGTACTCCACGCCATCCAGAATAAGCCTT GATGACTTCGCCTCGGTATCATCTCTGTCAACATCAAGAGAAGAGAACAAAACAAAGGTGACAACAACAGAGGCCAAAAGCAGCAAGCAAAGAGAAGG GATACCTTCTTTGGCGCTAAGCATGTCGggaattgatattgaaataaaacatggaATCGTTGATAAAAACATCAAGACCGTCGGGAA GGTTCGCTTCACCGCCCATCCCGACAAAGACACAAAGAAGAAACTTCGTGATGCTTTCTCCAGATTTTATAACAAACAGCCCTACGGAGCTAGTACCCCGACCAAGAATTGGACAGAGGAATTGAAATTCATGTGGAACACATGA